Below is a genomic region from Ictalurus furcatus strain D&B chromosome 27, Billie_1.0, whole genome shotgun sequence.
TAAATTAGGGATATTAGTTAACTAGCGAGCTCTGATGCGATACTCAGCCGAGATGAAACGGGCGCCGCAAACGGAGATCGTTCCTAACTAAAACCGTTCGATTCGCGGTTCTGTCATATTCCCgcagtacacagtgaaaagTAAACGTCCGAGTGCTTATATTCATTTGTCAAGCATTACTCGTAACGTGtgctctctttttatttatttatttatttagaaaagacCCGAACGCGTTCTTCTCGTTCCCTGTGACGGACCTGATCGCTCCTGGCTACTCTCTGATCATCAAGAGGCCCATGGATTTCAGCACCATGAAGGAGAAGGTGAAGAGAGAGTGCTACCAGTCCCTGGACGAGCTGAAGGTATCGCGTCTGCGCTCATTCTTATCGTTTAATCACGTTCCGTCATGATATGACGCTCTCAGCGATCTTACGACCTCACGatggctttatttattcattttttatcatttttttaaaacagatagATTTCAAGATTATGTGCGAGAACGCCATGATTTACAACAAGCCGGATACAATTTACTACAAGGCTGCGAAGAAGCTTCTCCACTCTGGAATGAAGATCTTGAACCCTGTGAGTTGACATGTTCAGACACCTGCGTGTTGTTGTGCACTGTGGAcactagggggcagtggtgTACGTGGTTGCAGTAAGACTGGAGCAAAGATTTGGATGAACTTAAAAGTCATTTACAAATACATGGATATTTTGATGCACATTTTAGCAAAAGGTGgcattagtgtgtgtatgtgtgtgtgtgtgtgtgtgtgtgtgtgtgtgtgtaggaaaggCTTGCGAGTCTGAAGCAGAGCATTGAGTTTATGACAGACTTGAAGCCAGGAGGATCAGATGACAGAGAGGAACAGGGGTCATCCAGTGACCCCAAAGACAGGTCGTCTCCCATGGATACCAGTGACAACTCGCAGTCACCCAGAGTGGCACACCGAGACACACCCAGGTACCATCCTGATACCTCTCATCAGCTCACTCAGGCCTCAGCTCATGCTCTGCAACACTgggttattttcatttttaaaagtttaatatacatttttgttgttgttttttttcttaaatgtctTAAAATGTTGACCGACCAATAATAAAGCAGGTCGTAATCACACGATCCTCAGGACAAAAATAACCGCCGATGGGCCTGTTGTGTTTGTCCCAGAGAAGcgttaaaataaatattggcCGATGAAAAAAAACGACGTGAAGAAACACATATGGTTAAGCGCGAGAGCAGGACAGGACTAGcccaaaaacatttctgtagGTCAGGAGTGTCAGTTTCCTCTTCCTCTGACTTTAAAacaactctctttctctcttttttgtgtctttctctgtcactttctgtctgtctctttctttataGCTGTTTGTATCCccccttgtctctctctctatctctctatttgGTGTCTGTCTATTTATGTTTCTCTCTTTTACTTCCTGTCggttgtctgtctttctgtatgcctctctcttcgtctctctcgcactctttttctgtctgtctctgcctctttctctttctttctccctgaTCCTTGTCTaactctgtgtgtttctttctccctgtctttttctgtctctctgtttatactctctctttctctcttcctctcactctctcttttttgtcgGTCTATTTGTTTGTCTCTGTTACTTCCTGtcagttgtctgtctgtctagatgcctctctctcttctttctgtcttgtctctgcctctttgtctctctctctcttttctgtctatctctgcctctttctctttctttctctctttctccctgaaCCCTGTCTAACTCTGTTtcttctccctgtctctctctctttcatcagtctgtttgtttgtctctgTTACTTCCTGtcagttgtctgtctgtctctctctctctctctctctctctcttttctttctttctgtctctgcctctttctctttatttctctctctttctccctgatCCCTGTCTAACTCTGTCTGTttatgtttgtctgtctctctctctctctcgctctcacacacaaaccctggctgtttttctatctttttctgtttttctctctctttgtaatattaaaaatatttgtctTACTCTTCTGACTCTTATacgctttctgtctgtctgtttatgactctctgtttctttctgtcgTTCTATCTGTATTCTCTGTGCTCACTGTCGAttctgggtctctctctctctctctctctatttgcatgtaattattaattatcgTGAGAAACGAAATCTTGATTGTTGCGACACTATAAACGCACCACTGATCACAATTCAAACTTCATCACCTTCAAGTCCATAAAACTTCATCATCCATAAGGAAGagatttcaggcatttaacacTTGTTCTCTGAAAGTTGTACTGATCCGTCCTCGTCTGTGTTTGTTTCCAGTAAGGAATCCAAAGAGGAAGCTCAGAGGAGCGTGAACCAGGCAGAGAAAGATCTAGAAGAGATTAAAAAGCTTATAGAAGAGTCCGGAGGCAAATTGTCCATCAGGAGCCTTCAgtgtgaggtgaggtgaggtctGCGTTTCAGCGGCCAGGTCTCGAATCCGTCTTTCTGCGGACTGTGACTTTAGTTCTTGtagataaaaaaaacccacggaTTTGATCCGTTGGTCTTGAatattgatctgtttttttttttttttttttggtttggttttactTGTAGCAGGACTTTGGGCGGAGGAAGTCTGACGGTACGACCACACTGGGCATCGTCAACCCTGCTGATCCGAGTGCTGGAGGTAACAGACCGAGGggtctactgtatataaacgtCATTCGTCAATTCTATTCAtttcagaaatgacattttaatcatCAATTTTGAGTGCTAATGTAATGTATGCAATATTGTGTGTCCTGGGTAATTACCTTACGTGTGTGTCAGATCCTGGGTACTGTGCAGTGAAGCTGGGGATGATGGGAGGTCGGTTGCAGACTGGAGTAAACACTTTACAGGGTTTTAAGGAGGACAAGAGAAACAGAATCACTCCAggtaactcacacacacacacacacacacacatactcactccatttctttgtatgtgtttctctctgtctttctatctatctgtctctcttaccTTGTATCTTTCTAtcgctctctgtctttttctttgtctGCCCATcgctctgcctgtctctgtctttctctttgtctatcTTAGAtatctttctttgtctgtgtttctccctctctttttttatctctctttgtctgtctatctctctgcctgtctctgtccctccctctctctctgtctatcgtCTCTCTTACTTTGTATCTTTCgtcatgtctgtctctctttctatccaagtctcattctgtctctctctctctcgtctctcttaCTTTGGGTCTGTCTATCCaagtctcattctctctctctctctctctctctctctctctacagagcagtgttttaaaaacagtaataaGAATTAAAGTGCAGGTATTCAAATACTAAATCTGTGATGTAATTACAGTTAGAAAATGCCATGTGTTCAGCATTCTGTAAAAATAACATCTTTGTGCAACACACATGAATaatctcttattattattattattcatgcaCTGTGCTCAAGGCTTTAAGCATTAATATGTTGATAAATGGCGTTTGCCTCCTCTTTGATTCGTGATTAATACCCAGTAGTTGGGAGTTGAGTAATTTGGGCAGCTTTATTTGTAAGCGCACAGTGCACGCTGCTGATGTCCAATAACGTCAAAAAATTACGGAAAAACACAGTCTCTGCCAAACCGTGGGATCGGTGGATAAAGAGCCACATTCCCGACGTGATCCGAAGAGTTTTCCATAAGATCGCGTCCCCCTCACGTGTGCCACGCCTCTTCCTTTTCCACCCTGAACTCAGTTTTACCGAACAGCTGAAATGCCGAAAGTTTCCGTGATAAAACCTTAGACGTGGTGAGAGACAGAATCTGTATCTAGTAAGatggagggggggggaggggagggatgTACAGGAAGAGAAATGTACAGGAAGTGACCTGCAGGCCTTAAACTCTACATTACACAGCTGTGTGCAAAAGaagcttttcttttctcatgGGATGCTCCGATACCGTTAACACCACCTCGACATGGATCGTTTTATACAACAGCAGTTATGATATATCAGTACTAtttaattttgtaattattcaaaaaaaaataaaaaaatacatcaccataccaacgatatctcagaaaagtgtatcgtgtaAACATTCATCGCGATATGGATGATGTATCGATGATATCACCCAGCCCCATACGGAACAACCCAGTAGCTCCCTCACCGTCCTCTCACTTTCAGAGAGAAACCGTACACCAtcaactcttctgtcctgaagactttacacAGCgacgacactggagactccttccgcaaACGTTGCGTAAAACGTCACCACATCGATCATGTCGAGtcctgttactacagaaacacgggaacgataacgtatcagaccGCCGTCTGAGCCGTGCTCTCGTATAAAACGAACccacaccttccgaccaatcagattccagaattCAGCTGAGCCGTGATATAAACAGGAGTTAATCAGTAACGATGGAGGACGCGTGCCCCTTGTGTGATCCTGTGTAACACATCCGTCTCGCCGcgcttgctttctttcttttctttcagtgaCGTACATGAACTATGGACCTTTCAGCTCGTACGCTCCGACTTACGACTCCAGCTTTGCGAGCGTCAGTAAAGAGGACTCGGATCTGATCTACTCCTGCTACGGAGACGAGTCCAGCCTGCAGGGTtctgagaggtgtgtgtgtgtgtgtacaacgTGTGTATATTCGAATACAGGAATACACTGTTTAGAAATCAGTGTATATGTGAAATGTGCTATAAAATATCATCTGTATTATCTGAATTGTACGTGTACCGCCTGCGCTGATGATTCTCAGCGCTCGTTAATGTATATATGATGTACGTATTATTATGCTTTGcaaattcgtttttttttttttttttttagtctaggcatattttataatgtaataaGTAATAGGAAATGCCTGAAAGTGCGCCttcaggcatgtgtgtgtgtgtgtgtggaacagtgTCTGCGAGTCCAACCCCTACGCAGTCAATGCCACCATTCATACAGTCATCACATCACGCTCACTTAGGAATGTTATTTCACACTTGTGCatatgtcgtgtgtgtgtgtgtgtgtgtgtggcaaattAGTATTACAGATTTCCTGGCCAAGTCAGAAGAGCATATGAGCAGACTGGCGGATAATATCTTGGACTCGCTGACCAACGGAGAGCACTCCAGACATCTGAAAGAGACCAAGGCTGTAAGGatgaaaggtttttttgttgttgttgttttttttttttttaattaaatgccaTATGGGTGAGCAGAACAGTTCTTTCTGCCAagatcaggctggaaaagttccAGTGTTTCACTTAAAATACCCCAGAACATGTGAACGATTCAATGAAGGTTATAATGCCTAAGAAATGAGTATCCATGGCTAAGAAACATCTCTAACACGCATTAAAAACGGCAGGATTGACAAATCCATGCAACGCCCCCATGTCGCCCTGCCATCCCTAAGCGGCCCGCTAACGAATTAGCTcaagtttgtttattatttaatctcttCATGAAACGTTATCCGTGTGCATCGTTCACGAAGTTTTCCGTTACATAACAGCCGCCActaacattattaaatattttgacTCTCATGCTGCTGTAACGTTTTAAGTTCCCCGTGAGTGATTTAATAAATgttgagcttttttttaaaatgagtactttgtctagctagctagctagcttagaaCGCAGGTTCCGCGGATAAAAGTTCACACTTACCACGTGATCATTTCCGCTCGTACACGATCCCTACAGAAACACCGAGAGACTAGCTATGTTTCCGTCCACGTATTCgaaaggttttatttatttatttatttatttttacatccaATCAGTTACTTCTGTTAAGCTCCATTCAGTTTCTAGTTACTAAAGGAATGTGTAACTTGATGTAATTTATCACTGATATTGCAGtatatttccatattccatacgTGTCGGTTAACGCAAGTGGTTCAGAGTGATCGTATCCGTCTGTCCTCTTTAGACTGGCCGAGAAGAGGAAGAGCCGGCAGAGAAGTCAGACGCTGCTGATGATGTCGAGGTATAAACAATataaagaggggggaaaaactgacacttttttttttttactactccAGTTTATTTATAACTGGCTAAATTTAAGTCTGAAGGTTATGGTTATTCATGCGAGTGGTGGGAAATTTCCCAGAGGGCGTTAAACCTGAGTCACACCTACATGACCTGTTTCAGTCATGTGATCTTTTCAGTATAGCTGCTATATTTCTGACTATATTTCACCACCATACTCAGGAAAGCGAAGGTGGGGAATTCAAAACACACCCACATTCTTGATACctacccaaaaacatttttttttattaattttgatCCATAAACAGGACAGGACAGACATTACCAAATCTAACATTCAGacagtcaaaagtttaaacactcattctttattattattctaaaatgtggaaagaatgaagtcatcaaaactctggaggaaCACAAACGGAACTgtcgtgattaaaaaaaaatccaaaataaatctaaataattgagtattttagcatcttcaaagcaGACGTCTTTTttgccgagaatttccagaaacgtattcttggcgttttctcacccgatttcttgaggaatttccctgagatgctttttaaacagtattaaaggagttcacaccgacgccggactcttatcggctgcttttccgtatatttctctccgagtcgtccgtttaaaacgatttttttataaataaaatgttagttttgtagTGAAAGAAACGAACACGTCGGCACGGTTATATTTTTATCTATgccaccgatttcacacgtttaatctcacaccttcagatcaagaGGTTTTTaaagatcacgagaaacatttcagtcgcgcgtccacaaacttttgacatGAAGTGATACGGTTAAAATGTTGCATGATGGGTTTTGAGAGTATTAACGTATACACGTTTGTATGGAAATGTAATCTAAACATGACAGACTTAAAAGCGCGAGTCTTTTGCAAATGAAAGGAATTGCACATTTCgtattaaacttttattttttaatttgaacaGTCATGTAAATTGCAGTGGAACAAGTCAAAGAAAAACTAAGtaattaagagagagagagagatgtgatggTGCATGTGCATCCATCACAATGTGCATGGTAGCTGAACGTGATGAATCATTTCTTGCTTGACGGATCCATCCTGGCGTACGGGGGTGTGTGGTCAAAATGGCGTAATCAGCATTGTTGGCTAGACGCTTTGGCATTGTGCGGTTGCCAGTTAACGTTTTTGTGCTCATGAAGgattttgtaattttgtttcGAATCACACGACGCCCAGTGCCAAAAGTATAAAAGCAGTTGAAGGAGCACTCTGTGCAGCGAAGTAACGTTTGAAGGCAAATACAATACGAGTCGCCTTCATAGTCTTGATTAACTAGTCTTTCGCAGAGCCTGCAAGGCGTACGTACACTTACGACCTCAACTGTACATAATTCCCTCAAGGTCCGTCTTTCTTACAAAGATATGTCAACGGTAATAGACAGAAATGTGTTTGAATTCTTATTTTGTAAAAGTCATTGGCAAGCTAACGGTCTGATACGTGACTAAACCGGACACCATAACAACCCTAATCGAGATTCGATTATCAGTTCGACAAATTCGTAGCAGGTCCTCATTTCTACTATATAACTCCTAGCTGTAACTCGGATGCTAA
It encodes:
- the brd7 gene encoding bromodomain-containing protein 7 isoform X1; translation: MGKKHKKHKSEKHTYDEYADRPLKLVLKVAGNEVTTGSASLEPVRDDQVDSDKHKDKKKKKKKKDEKDKESPPGSPGEDRKRKMTKKRKGLESADLDWDEQSRTPARSDVSQDKPLTPLLAKPEEKEQTPLQEALSQLIRQLQRKDPNAFFSFPVTDLIAPGYSLIIKRPMDFSTMKEKVKRECYQSLDELKIDFKIMCENAMIYNKPDTIYYKAAKKLLHSGMKILNPERLASLKQSIEFMTDLKPGGSDDREEQGSSSDPKDRSSPMDTSDNSQSPRVAHRDTPSKESKEEAQRSVNQAEKDLEEIKKLIEESGGKLSIRSLQCEQDFGRRKSDGTTTLGIVNPADPSAGDPGYCAVKLGMMGGRLQTGVNTLQGFKEDKRNRITPVTYMNYGPFSSYAPTYDSSFASVSKEDSDLIYSCYGDESSLQGSESITDFLAKSEEHMSRLADNILDSLTNGEHSRHLKETKATGREEEEPAEKSDAADDVEVVGSELKTANSMTVLNSVISLDSGLDLLPESFDSQEAEQFQKKLDETTVLLRDLHEAQRERLSAKQPPNMICLLAPNAKELQLAEKVTENLAQLTSQVTPGDVSSVYGIRKAMGISLPSEPAEGTFTHLTTVGAEQLDRACMGSDVVSAITV
- the brd7 gene encoding bromodomain-containing protein 7 isoform X2 — its product is MGKKHKKHKSEKHTYDEYADRPLKLVLKVAGNEVTTGSASLEPVRDDQVDSDKHKDKKKKKKKKDEKDKESPPGSPGEDRKRKMTKKRKGLESADLDWDEQSRTPARSDVSQDKPLTPLLAKPEEKEQTPLQEALSQLIRQLQRKDPNAFFSFPVTDLIAPGYSLIIKRPMDFSTMKEKVKRECYQSLDELKIDFKIMCENAMIYNKPDTIYYKAAKKLLHSGMKILNPERLASLKQSIEFMTDLKPGGSDDREEQGSSSDPKDRSSPMDTSDNSQSPRVAHRDTPSKESKEEAQRSVNQAEKDLEEIKKLIEESGGKLSIRSLQCEDFGRRKSDGTTTLGIVNPADPSAGDPGYCAVKLGMMGGRLQTGVNTLQGFKEDKRNRITPVTYMNYGPFSSYAPTYDSSFASVSKEDSDLIYSCYGDESSLQGSESITDFLAKSEEHMSRLADNILDSLTNGEHSRHLKETKATGREEEEPAEKSDAADDVEVVGSELKTANSMTVLNSVISLDSGLDLLPESFDSQEAEQFQKKLDETTVLLRDLHEAQRERLSAKQPPNMICLLAPNAKELQLAEKVTENLAQLTSQVTPGDVSSVYGIRKAMGISLPSEPAEGTFTHLTTVGAEQLDRACMGSDVVSAITV
- the brd7 gene encoding bromodomain-containing protein 7 isoform X3 yields the protein MTKKRKGLESADLDWDEQSRTPARSDVSQDKPLTPLLAKPEEKEQTPLQEALSQLIRQLQRKDPNAFFSFPVTDLIAPGYSLIIKRPMDFSTMKEKVKRECYQSLDELKIDFKIMCENAMIYNKPDTIYYKAAKKLLHSGMKILNPERLASLKQSIEFMTDLKPGGSDDREEQGSSSDPKDRSSPMDTSDNSQSPRVAHRDTPSKESKEEAQRSVNQAEKDLEEIKKLIEESGGKLSIRSLQCEQDFGRRKSDGTTTLGIVNPADPSAGDPGYCAVKLGMMGGRLQTGVNTLQGFKEDKRNRITPVTYMNYGPFSSYAPTYDSSFASVSKEDSDLIYSCYGDESSLQGSESITDFLAKSEEHMSRLADNILDSLTNGEHSRHLKETKATGREEEEPAEKSDAADDVEVVGSELKTANSMTVLNSVISLDSGLDLLPESFDSQEAEQFQKKLDETTVLLRDLHEAQRERLSAKQPPNMICLLAPNAKELQLAEKVTENLAQLTSQVTPGDVSSVYGIRKAMGISLPSEPAEGTFTHLTTVGAEQLDRACMGSDVVSAITV